From the genome of Solanum lycopersicum chromosome 7, SLM_r2.1:
TCCTATTTTTCGAGCATTGGATTTTCACCCTCCGTTGCTATGAATCCCTCCGACTTCTTGTTAGATCTTGCAAATGGTATGTTCATCTACGCTCTTACTTGATATCACTATAGAAAATGACATAGGTTCACACACGATTAGGCGTGTTCATCATATAGCAAATGTCCTATATACATTCGTCGTGATCAATTTGTGCAGGTGTTGTAGATGATCCACAAGAAGATCAAGCATCAATCAAGCAGACTCTAGTAACCGCGTTCAAAACAAATCTGTTGGATGTAGTGAAGGAAGAATTGCAAAGGTATGATGATAGCGAAGATCATCAAAAAATACAGAAAGGGGAACTTGATCGATGGTCCAACACTTGGTGGAATGAAGCTGTTGTGTTGTTTAGAAGAGGAATGAAAGAACGAAAACACGATGCCTTCTCATTCCTCAAGGTTGCACAGGTCCTTATTGTATCTATACTTTGTGCAATGTTATGGTGGCGATCGACTGACATACAGGATCAGGTTATATTCTCTACTTCCTCTGCATTACAAACTACTTCCCCTTGCATAACATAACGTAACGACTCCTAACTCTAAAGAGTTGTAATTTTATCGATTGATGCAGACTGGGCTCATGTTCTTTATCACTTCATTTTGGGGGTTCTATCCTCTCTTCCAAGCTATTTTCACGTTCCCACCAGAACGAATGATGTTGGAGAAGGAACGAGCCTCAGGTACATATCGACTCTCTTCATACTTCATGTCAAGAATAGTTGGTGATCTTCCAATGGAGCTAGTACTTCCAACTATTTTCGTCATCATAGCATACTGGACAACGGGCCTAAAACAATCCCCGGTGAACTTTTTCTCTACCTTGTTCACTGTTCTATATGGTGTATTAGTAGCACAAGGCCTTGGACTTGCAATTGGCGCGATGATCATGGATCTAAAATCAGCTACTGTACTCGCCTCAGTAACCATGCTATCGTTCACTCTAGTCAGTGGATTTTTCGTTCATCATGTTCCTAGCTTCATTAGTTGGTTAAAGTACATATCGCTTACCCAGTATACATTCAAGCTCTTGGTAGGGTCACAGTATGAGGAAGGGGAAATGTATCATTGTGGCGTAGTGGATGCAACTTGTTATGTGCATGATTTCCCCGCGATAAAGTCTGTAGGGCTTGGAGGTAACGCGATATCAGTTGTTGCATTGACTATAATGCTTGTGGGATATAGAGTATTGGCATATTTGGTACTTACAAGGATTGGTGTGACGAAGAAATAGATGTTAGTGATCGTCTGATAATGAGGAAGGAATACTCGTCTTTCTGCTAACTAGGATGGATTTGagtttttctttcatatttggAAGTCCTATAGATTTCAGAGTTGAGATATTATCTTTACCTTACTATAAAAC
Proteins encoded in this window:
- the ABCG20 gene encoding ABC transporter G family member 9; this translates as MEEIQITQLESAAIFKKTNFPVTLKFDNVVYKIKAKTEGMFKSSSKSQEEKIILKGVTGIVFPGEMLAMLGPSGSGKTTLLTGLGGRLSGRLEGTITYNGMPFKNAMKRYTGFVTQDDVLYPHLTVTETLVYTALLRLPKTLSHMDKVAHAEAVISQLGLTKCKDSIIGGPLLRGISGGERKRVSIGQEMLINPSLLFLDEPTSGLDSTTAQKIVSTLWELVNGGRTIVMTIHQPSSRLFYMFHKVLLLSEGNPLYFGRGEDAMSYFSSIGFSPSVAMNPSDFLLDLANGVVDDPQEDQASIKQTLVTAFKTNLLDVVKEELQRYDDSEDHQKIQKGELDRWSNTWWNEAVVLFRRGMKERKHDAFSFLKVAQVLIVSILCAMLWWRSTDIQDQTGLMFFITSFWGFYPLFQAIFTFPPERMMLEKERASGTYRLSSYFMSRIVGDLPMELVLPTIFVIIAYWTTGLKQSPVNFFSTLFTVLYGVLVAQGLGLAIGAMIMDLKSATVLASVTMLSFTLVSGFFVHHVPSFISWLKYISLTQYTFKLLVGSQYEEGEMYHCGVVDATCYVHDFPAIKSVGLGGNAISVVALTIMLVGYRVLAYLVLTRIGVTKK